The Borreliella afzelii genome includes the window GAGAAATCTATGAAATCAACAACTAAACAACCTATGAAGTCAATGAAAAAGTAATAAGTTTTACTTTTTCATGAATTTAGAACACAATACTAGCAATTATTTTAAAAAACTTTTTTGATAAATTTTATTAAAAAAGTTTTTATTTATTACAGTTTTTATGTATTACCATTAATAATAGAAAAGTTTTTAAAAAAATTAAATATAAAAAAAGAAAGAGACCCAAAGAGTCTCTTTCTCATTTTGGATCGCAAACCAATATTACTGAATTGGAGTAAGAATATTGGTGGTTGTGTTAATTAAATTTAAAATTATATCGTGAGTATCTGCGAATAGCGCTTTTGAATTTTTTAGTTCCACATTGTCATGTAATTTTGAAATGTCAGTTCGTAATTCGGGATTAGCATTGTAGTCTTTAATAATGTCATCTACATCTTTTAGCCATTTTTCTTTAAGTTTTTCAAGTTTGTTAAAATCATAGTAGAGTGTTTTCAAATCAGGTTTGTTTAGATGTTGGATTTTGTCTTTTACATTCAATACTTTCAAGCTGATTTCTTCCATTGCTAATTGAATACTAAAGCCTCTGTTTATAAGAGTTTCTTTAACTAAGCTTCGGTAGTTTGAATTTTGGCTTAGTTTTGATAAAATCTTTCCAAGATTTAAAATTGTGCTTTCGTTGAAATTTAAAGATGTGTAAAGCATTCTTCTTTCATTTAGATATTCGTTTTCGTCAAAATGTACTGTTGAACCTGCATTGAAAAATATTTTACTAAATATTTCTGCTTTCATTCCAAATTGGTCATCAGGTTCGCCTTTGTTAGAATCAATTTCGCCTATTTGAACAATATTCTCAGATCTGTCTAATATTTTTTGTATTAACTCTTTAGCCTCAGGATCTACTATTTGTTTTGGAATATTAACATTAGCATTTGCATTGTTAGGCTGCTTTAAGGCTGCTGGATTTGCTTTGTTTTTAATATTGCCAGCTGCGATTTTTGGTGGGTTTTTTAAAGCGTTAATTGCTGTAAATAGATTATCTACTGTTGGTTTTCCATTTTTAGCGTTTCGAGACGTTTTTTTAATGTTTAATGAGTTTTTTTTATTTTTAATTATTTTTGCTTTTTTATTTTCTTTCTCTTTATTATCATCTTTGTTGACTTCTAGCGAGCAAGAAAGCAAAATTAGCACAGTTAATATATGCAATAAAAATATTGCAATTAATTTATTATTTTTCAAAATGTTATCCTTTAATAAA containing:
- a CDS encoding complement regulator-acquiring protein translates to MKNNKLIAIFLLHILTVLILLSCSLEVNKDDNKEKENKKAKIIKNKKNSLNIKKTSRNAKNGKPTVDNLFTAINALKNPPKIAAGNIKNKANPAALKQPNNANANVNIPKQIVDPEAKELIQKILDRSENIVQIGEIDSNKGEPDDQFGMKAEIFSKIFFNAGSTVHFDENEYLNERRMLYTSLNFNESTILNLGKILSKLSQNSNYRSLVKETLINRGFSIQLAMEEISLKVLNVKDKIQHLNKPDLKTLYYDFNKLEKLKEKWLKDVDDIIKDYNANPELRTDISKLHDNVELKNSKALFADTHDIILNLINTTTNILTPIQ